The following proteins are co-located in the Candidatus Bathyarchaeum sp. genome:
- a CDS encoding NAD(P)/FAD-dependent oxidoreductase: MTTNPDIVVVGAGPCGSVSAYTAAKLGTKVLVCEEHNQVGKPNHCAGHLSISSLQKLALKFPSDIIENKIMGAKFCSPSGNQFSLRCKSPVTYVLDREKFDKHLAEQAMNAGAEYRFSSRVKSLLSDSGYVKGVVLKNGEKIKSKIVVDTEGCSSSVLKQSGLKGVSSSSVVRGIQVEVDLVENVGTDMVELYLGSKVAPDFFAWIIPKTDGTAKVGLATSRGNPQLYLKNLMQKHPVASKKLKHSKIIRLAVHPIPLAGPIQKTYSNGFLTAGDAASQVKATTGGGVVFGATCAKISGEVAAKAVQCNNFSEDFLSIYEKQWKHAVDFELKTMLQLRRMLNSLSDKKTDKLIGLCNRLGVDKVLEKVGDVDFQGRSLVPMMRYPGPLAVVGFFVWSWLTSPSRH; the protein is encoded by the coding sequence GTGACAACAAACCCCGATATCGTTGTAGTTGGAGCAGGACCCTGCGGCTCCGTTTCAGCATACACCGCCGCCAAACTAGGCACTAAAGTCCTAGTCTGCGAAGAACACAACCAAGTCGGAAAACCAAACCACTGCGCCGGACACCTCAGCATATCCAGCCTACAAAAGCTTGCTCTAAAGTTCCCGTCAGATATTATCGAAAACAAAATCATGGGCGCAAAATTTTGCTCACCCTCAGGTAATCAGTTCAGTTTACGATGTAAATCCCCCGTCACGTATGTTCTAGACCGAGAAAAATTCGACAAACACTTAGCCGAACAAGCCATGAATGCAGGAGCAGAATACCGCTTCAGCTCCCGAGTAAAATCGCTGCTCTCGGATTCTGGTTATGTTAAAGGTGTTGTTCTGAAAAACGGAGAAAAAATCAAATCGAAAATTGTTGTTGATACAGAGGGTTGCTCATCATCTGTTTTGAAGCAGTCAGGGCTAAAAGGTGTAAGTTCTTCAAGTGTTGTTCGGGGAATTCAAGTAGAAGTTGATTTAGTAGAAAACGTAGGAACCGACATGGTTGAGTTGTATCTGGGGTCAAAGGTTGCTCCAGATTTTTTTGCATGGATAATTCCGAAAACTGATGGCACAGCAAAGGTTGGTTTGGCAACTTCCAGAGGCAATCCTCAATTGTATCTGAAAAATCTTATGCAAAAACATCCAGTAGCATCCAAGAAACTTAAACACAGCAAAATTATCAGGTTGGCTGTTCATCCTATTCCCTTGGCAGGTCCAATTCAGAAAACATATTCGAACGGTTTTTTGACAGCTGGTGATGCAGCATCTCAAGTAAAAGCAACCACAGGAGGCGGAGTGGTGTTTGGGGCAACTTGTGCCAAAATCTCAGGAGAAGTTGCCGCTAAAGCGGTTCAGTGCAACAATTTTTCGGAAGATTTCTTGTCCATCTATGAGAAGCAATGGAAACATGCAGTTGATTTTGAGTTGAAAACAATGCTTCAGTTACGTAGAATGCTTAACAGTCTTTCTGACAAAAAAACTGACAAGTTGATTGGCTTGTGTAATCGTCTCGGAGTTGACAAGGTTTTGGAAAAAGTTGGGGACGTGGATTTTCAGGGGCGATCTTTGGTTCCGATGATGCGTTATCCGGGGCCGTTGGCGGTGGTTGGTTTTTTTGTTTGGTCGTGGTTGACTTCACCTTCTCGCCATTAA
- the pth2 gene encoding peptidyl-tRNA hydrolase Pth2 — MTGRTTVDSSAFDYKLVIVVRTDLKMSKGKIAAQAGHAAVSASEYARKNRPEWWNPWINEGQRKIAVKAKSEDEMLNLERQARNAKLPVALIVDRGLTEIPPNTTTCLGIGPGPAGKVDAITGRLSLL, encoded by the coding sequence ATGACTGGGAGAACAACTGTTGATTCGTCGGCTTTCGATTACAAACTGGTCATAGTAGTAAGAACAGACCTGAAAATGAGCAAGGGCAAAATTGCGGCTCAGGCAGGTCATGCTGCGGTTTCTGCATCTGAATATGCACGAAAAAACCGTCCAGAATGGTGGAACCCTTGGATTAACGAGGGACAGCGCAAAATTGCAGTGAAAGCAAAATCTGAAGATGAAATGCTTAATCTGGAGCGTCAAGCCCGTAATGCCAAGCTTCCAGTTGCGTTGATTGTGGACCGGGGTTTAACTGAAATTCCCCCTAACACTACCACGTGTTTGGGGATTGGTCCGGGTCCTGCCGGTAAGGTGGATGCCATTACTGGAAGATTGAGTTTGCTTTGA
- the truD gene encoding tRNA pseudouridine(13) synthase TruD — protein MQVPQLEHDVGMQVYATQSEGIGGKIKYFLDDFVVEELLIDGTLAQVSPPKEEWTPTGEGQNLICVMVKRRWDTFLAVKEVAKKMHISQKRMRFAGIKDTNALTAQHISIENVTPEHVLGLQIRDITVYPRFYSHERMYSDLIKGNRFHITIRDINHPTSVIEKNTKKVTKQIEKIGGVPNFFGHQRFGTTRPNTHLIGKFLTLKDFKGAALEFLATPSVHEHSEARQARQQLQGTLNFEEAQETFPRFLRYEHLMLRYLTKHPTDFVGAFRELPRRLRKLFVQAYQSYLFNRFLSERIRQKTPLDEPQMGDYAIWIDEKGLPTDKHEQVNKINIKLVKNFMKQQKMALALPLVGPNQPPSKGVQGELEQKILDEEDVSRESFKIPLMPEATAEGKVRAVLNPVWNLVQEELTEDEHNEDKHMLKLAFNLNRGSYATVVLREFMKPQDVISAGY, from the coding sequence TTGCAGGTTCCACAACTAGAACATGACGTAGGCATGCAAGTTTATGCCACCCAGTCGGAGGGGATTGGGGGTAAAATCAAGTATTTTTTAGATGATTTTGTCGTAGAAGAACTATTAATTGATGGCACCCTAGCCCAAGTAAGCCCCCCAAAGGAAGAGTGGACACCCACGGGTGAGGGACAAAATCTGATTTGTGTGATGGTTAAGCGCAGATGGGACACGTTTTTGGCGGTTAAAGAAGTTGCAAAAAAAATGCACATCAGTCAAAAACGAATGAGATTTGCCGGAATCAAAGACACCAACGCCCTTACTGCCCAGCACATCAGCATAGAAAATGTGACTCCAGAACATGTTTTGGGACTGCAAATCAGGGATATTACGGTTTATCCTCGGTTTTACTCACATGAAAGAATGTATTCAGACCTAATCAAAGGCAACAGGTTCCACATCACAATCCGAGATATTAACCATCCAACTTCAGTTATCGAAAAGAACACAAAAAAAGTTACCAAACAAATCGAAAAAATCGGGGGGGTTCCTAACTTTTTTGGCCATCAACGCTTTGGGACTACACGTCCTAATACTCATCTTATTGGGAAATTCTTAACCCTAAAGGACTTCAAAGGAGCGGCCCTTGAGTTTTTGGCGACGCCTAGTGTTCATGAGCATTCTGAAGCCCGACAAGCAAGGCAACAATTGCAGGGCACTTTGAACTTTGAAGAAGCCCAAGAAACTTTTCCACGGTTTTTGCGCTATGAACACCTCATGTTGCGGTATTTGACGAAACATCCTACTGATTTTGTGGGGGCGTTTCGGGAGTTGCCTAGAAGGCTTCGGAAACTGTTTGTTCAGGCGTATCAGTCGTATCTGTTTAATAGGTTTTTGAGCGAGCGCATACGTCAAAAAACCCCCTTGGATGAGCCCCAGATGGGAGATTACGCGATTTGGATTGATGAAAAAGGCCTGCCAACCGATAAACATGAACAAGTGAACAAAATTAACATCAAACTCGTCAAAAACTTCATGAAGCAACAAAAAATGGCCCTTGCCTTGCCCTTGGTGGGTCCAAATCAGCCGCCTTCAAAAGGAGTTCAAGGTGAACTGGAACAAAAGATTCTAGATGAAGAAGATGTTTCTCGGGAATCCTTTAAAATTCCCTTAATGCCCGAAGCAACAGCAGAAGGAAAAGTTCGGGCAGTTTTGAATCCAGTCTGGAATTTAGTTCAAGAAGAACTAACAGAAGACGAGCACAACGAAGACAAACACATGCTAAAGCTTGCTTTCAATTTAAATCGTGGCAGCTATGCAACTGTAGTTTTGCGAGAATTCATGAAACCCCAAGACGTCATATCAGCAGGATACTAA
- the aspS gene encoding aspartate--tRNA(Asn) ligase: protein MELDKMGDMRRTHYTAQVGPEVDGQEVTVFGWVQEIRDLGGLRFVILQDKTGQLQITIHKNKVAADIVEKGRSLQKQYSIGVTGKVKQMKNAPGGAEIIPTELRIFSVSQQPLPLDITGRTKAEIDVRLDSRVLDLRREENQAIFRVQHAALQAARNFFSENGFMEVFTPRIIVSATEGGAALFPVAYFDREAFLAQSPQLYKEQLCLDFEQVFEIGPFFRAEESHTRRHVSEFISVDIEKAFANDEDVMQVLENMIHYVTKYVAENCKRELALLEHEIVVPEVPFKRLTYSEILEELEENNVHIDWGEDIPTVAYRVLGELHPYYYFITDWPTKAKAFYIKPKDDNPELSEGFDLMWHWMELSSGGARIHDKELLMKRLEEQGLSTESFKSHLQNFDYGMPPHAGWGLGLARFTMVLTGVQNIREVILFPRDQMRLTP, encoded by the coding sequence ATGGAACTAGACAAAATGGGCGACATGCGAAGAACCCATTATACAGCACAGGTTGGTCCTGAAGTTGACGGCCAAGAAGTTACAGTTTTTGGATGGGTTCAAGAAATCCGCGACCTAGGTGGTTTACGCTTTGTTATTCTGCAAGATAAAACTGGTCAACTGCAGATTACAATTCACAAAAACAAAGTGGCAGCAGACATCGTCGAAAAAGGGCGTTCTCTACAAAAGCAATACAGCATCGGCGTTACGGGAAAAGTCAAACAAATGAAAAACGCTCCCGGAGGAGCAGAAATAATTCCCACTGAACTGCGAATATTCAGTGTTTCTCAACAACCTTTGCCCTTGGACATTACCGGCAGAACCAAAGCCGAAATCGATGTCCGCCTTGATTCCCGTGTTTTAGACCTAAGACGAGAAGAAAACCAAGCAATCTTTCGAGTTCAACATGCTGCCTTGCAAGCTGCCCGAAACTTTTTCTCAGAGAACGGTTTCATGGAAGTTTTCACCCCCCGAATCATTGTTTCCGCAACAGAAGGTGGCGCTGCACTGTTTCCGGTGGCATACTTTGACCGAGAAGCATTCTTGGCACAGAGTCCTCAGCTGTACAAAGAACAGCTTTGTTTAGACTTTGAACAAGTCTTCGAAATAGGGCCTTTCTTCCGCGCAGAAGAATCCCACACCCGCCGTCACGTAAGCGAATTCATTTCCGTTGACATCGAAAAAGCCTTTGCCAACGATGAAGACGTCATGCAAGTTCTGGAGAACATGATTCACTATGTTACCAAGTACGTAGCAGAAAACTGCAAACGAGAACTTGCTCTATTAGAACACGAAATTGTAGTTCCTGAGGTTCCTTTCAAACGGTTAACGTATTCCGAAATTTTAGAAGAACTGGAAGAAAACAACGTTCACATCGACTGGGGCGAAGACATCCCAACAGTCGCTTACAGGGTTCTTGGAGAACTGCATCCTTATTATTACTTTATTACTGATTGGCCAACAAAAGCCAAAGCCTTTTACATCAAACCAAAAGACGACAACCCCGAACTTAGCGAAGGCTTTGATTTGATGTGGCACTGGATGGAACTGTCCAGTGGTGGTGCTCGAATCCACGACAAAGAACTATTAATGAAACGCCTTGAAGAGCAAGGTCTCAGCACGGAATCCTTCAAAAGCCACCTGCAAAACTTTGACTACGGCATGCCTCCTCACGCTGGATGGGGATTGGGTTTGGCAAGGTTTACCATGGTGTTAACTGGAGTCCAAAACATCCGCGAAGTAATACTATTCCCAAGAGACCAAATGCGACTAACCCCTTAA
- the albA gene encoding DNA-binding protein Alba has product MDDNSVLIGQKPVMSYVLACLSLFHGGATEISIKARGKAINRAVDVAEVTRHRFMPNLKIQKIGIGTELLSRDQNGGSPLNVSTIEIVFAK; this is encoded by the coding sequence GTGGATGACAATTCTGTGTTGATTGGACAAAAACCAGTAATGAGCTACGTTTTGGCTTGTTTGTCTCTTTTCCATGGAGGAGCGACTGAAATCTCCATAAAAGCAAGAGGCAAAGCAATCAACAGAGCCGTTGATGTTGCTGAAGTAACCCGGCACCGGTTCATGCCGAACCTTAAAATCCAAAAAATTGGTATCGGCACTGAATTGTTGAGCCGTGACCAAAACGGTGGTTCGCCATTAAATGTTAGCACTATTGAAATTGTGTTTGCGAAATAA